In Vicia villosa cultivar HV-30 ecotype Madison, WI linkage group LG7, Vvil1.0, whole genome shotgun sequence, the DNA window aaacaatgaagctgaatacgaataTTTGATCACATGACTTGAACTTCTGCTAGAATTAGGGACAAAGAATGTCGAAATTTTGGGAAACTCAGAATTGGTGATCAAACAGGTGTTGAGAGAGTACAAGTGTGTTAAAGAGAATTTAATTATGTACTTTGTGATTACTATTAGATTGCTAAAGAGGTTCGAACAAGTGAATATTCGACACATACCACGAAAGGAGAATCAGGAAGCTAATGATTTGGCGCAAGAGGCCTCAGGGTACAAGGCTTTGAAGGATCAAAATGAAGAGGAGATTCAGGTAAGAGAGAAGGTACGTGCAACGTTGTTATCACCTTCAGACTTGTCGATCATAAAGTTGGGAGTTGTGGATAATGAAAACTTTGAAATCATGACTATTGATGATATGGGAGGGAATGATTGGCGAAAGCCAATAGTCGATTATCTACGTAATCCTACGGGGTTGACAGATCGCAAGATCAAATACAGGGCTCTTAGCTATGTCTTAATGGGAAATGAGTTGTTTAAAAAGACAATTGAAGGAGTTTTGCTTAAATGCCTGGGAGAGAATGAAGCATTCGTGTCTGTGTCGAATGTACATAGTGGGACATGTGATGCACATCAAGCTGGGCAGAAAATGAGATGGTTGTTAATGCGTTCAGGGGtttattggccttccatgttgaaagattgcattgAATTTTCCAGAGGTTGTCAGGAATGCCAATTGCATGGGGGCATACAGCATATGCCTGTAAGCGAGTTACATATGATTATAAAACCATGGCCATTCAGAAGATGGGCATTAGATGTGATTGGAGAAATAAGACCATCTTCATCAAAGAAGCAAAAGTATATTTTGGTCGGTATTGATTATTTCACAAAGTGGGTCGAAGCTGTAGCATTAACAAATGTGGACCAGGAGACTGTCATAgatttcattcaaaatcacattATGTGCAGATTTGGAGTTCCAGAAACAATTACTACTGATCAGGGGACAATTTTCACTGGTCGAAAGGTGCAAGATTTCACAAAGGAAGTTAGAATTAAGTTATTGACGTCGACACCTTATTATGCGCAGGCAAATGCTCAAGTAGAGGCAGCCAACAAGGTGATAATAAgcctcataaagaaacatgtaggcaAGAAACCAAAAAAATTGGCATAAGACGTTAGATCAAGCTTTGTGGGCATGTCGAACGTCACCAAAAGAAGCAACTAAAACAAACCCATTTCGACTAACCTATGGCCATGATGCAGTACTGCCAATAGAAATTCAAGTTCATGCACTCAGAATTCAAAGGCAACATGAAATACCATCAGAAGATTATTGGAACATGATGGCAGATGAATTAGTAGACTTGGATGAAGAAATAACGGGGACCATGGATTCGCTgcaaaggcaaaaggaaagagttgCTAGGGCCTACAACAAAAAGGTAAAAGATAAAATGTTTGTTGTCGAcgacttagtctggaaagttattttgccgaCTGATAGGAATGATAGGGTTTTGGGAAAATGGTCCCCAAATTGGGAAGGACCTTTCAAGATAGTGCGTGTATTTTCTAATAACACCTATGAAGTCGAAGAGCTAGCACCAAATAGACGAATCTTGAACATAAATGGAAAATAGTTAAAGAAGTATAAACCTGTTCTTCAAGAAATTAAAATTTCGCCAGAATAAATGTCGAACATTTTAAGCTAGAGAAAACAAAATTTGTTTGAGACCAGCTAAGTTACGAAAAATTAATACAATCCACACACAATGCTAAAaagagattatattaaaaatGGTAAGAGAGCCATTATCCAAAATTACAATTacgaaaaattataaaattgcagAAATAGTTAAAAATGGCGGAGTTTGTTTTGGAAGGATTGCAAGTCACCTTTACAATGCAAAACCTTATACTCAAGTTCATCAGTTTAGGCCTTGAGTGTCTTAATCTCTTGCTCGACTGAGCTAATTCCTTCACCTACGGTCACGGCATCCTGAGAAGTTTTGTTGATCTTTTCTTGAGTGGGGTTAATGACTTGGTCAACCaacttttcttcatcttcagcaATCGACTCCATCTCTTTATTCATGGCAGCAATCTGAATGCGTAGCTCATTAGCCGTTTGTTGTTTAAGGGCCAGTTGTGTTGTTGCTTCATCAATTTTAGCTTGCTCGCTGGTGATTTCTTTGTCGGCCGTTTTCACCAAGTCCCAACTCTCTTTCACGAAGGCCTCTTTAGCCTTGACTTGTTGCTCATTTTTTCTCAAGTCATCGACATTGTGAAGCATAGGAATAAGAACCTGCTCACACATAATCATCACAGTTTGAGCATGCTTGAATATGTTCAGTTTTTTAATCTGAGCAAGAGCATCCAGAAGTTCTGGACCAAGGAGGGGTCAGAATAAAGTTCGTGGTGCAGATCGAAATTCAAGGCATGAGTGCAAATCTTATCCGTGAGCTTCTTAATTTTGGTGGCTTCAGGCCCCGATTTATCATTATGGATCTGAGACTGGTCAAATCAGAAGAGGTTTCTTCACGTGCCTTCACTAAGTTGCGGAGTCTGGTCATAGCCTCAAGAACTGAGGGTTTTATGGCCAATTCTTTTGGAGAGGAAGATGAAGTAGTTGTTTGAAGCACAACTTGAGGTTAATGGGTTTTAGCAGGAGAAGCTTTTCCCGTTCCCACTAAGTCCTGCAAGTTCAAGGAATCTAAAAGACTAGAGTCAGAACTAGTCGAAATAGAATCCTGATGCTTGATAGGACTAGTGATGGAGGCAGAGTCATTTTCAGTAGTCTAGGAGGTCAATTCGATAAACTCATTAGCATGGCCGACAGGATTGGCGCGGTGGGAAGAAGTCCACTGTTGCAGGAGAATATTCAAGCACGTCTTCAGGCGCGTCCTTAGGCACATACTGAGGTTCCTGAGATTGGAGCTCAAGGGCATCAGCCTGTTAACAAGGAAAGGTATGTAAGAAAGATTCAGTGATTCTGAGAAATAAAAGTTGAAATATGCAGTTACCTGTGTCGACAAGGGAGGATTGGCGGCTGGATTTGCAGTACCAAAGGTAGCATCAGCAGGACCAGTCGACTTTGTAGGCTCGACAGATGGATCTGGAGAAAGATTGGCAGTGGCAGTATTAACCACTGTAGCTCCAACAGTATAGGAGAGATCAATAGTATTTTCGATCACTGTAGTATCAACATGCCCTGGTTGAGCTTCAACTTCTTTGGTTGGTCTGTTTTTATCTTGATCCACGGttgctttgtttttatttttcttcttcaccTTACCACCTTTGGCGGGagactcctttttccttttgtggCTCTTATGGTCTTTGGATTTGTCGGGTGGTGGTAAAGAAGGTTGGAGACAATGCAAGTTGTAAGTGGTTATTTTAGTCAAAAGAGTAGATAAGCCGACAAGAAATACCTCTAGTTCCTTGGCAAGAGAAGTTTTGGCCTTCTTGAAATTCTTGGAAGGTTTGGAAGAAGCGGGCAAGTCTGTCGAACTTGGCTGGATCTGTGTGTCGGTGACAGATTAATAGCCATAAGAATCAGCAATAAAATGAGAGTAATGTGTAAAAGGACATACCGAAAGGCCCTTTTTCTTCATAGTTGCTGATATGGTCTCATCATCAGAAGGGGATTTGTCAAGGATGACCTGCAAGATTGTAGATATTGGAGTAAAAAATATGATACTAATTAGAAAGAGAATTTAAACGGGAAAGGTCAAACCTGAGGTTGCTCTGTTGGAGTGACATTGGCATCCAGAGCAGCGTACTCAGGCTCTATAGGAACAGTTGTAAGAAAAACATGGAAACAATCAAGTAAGTAAACAAAGGTTACATAAGCAGAAGGCAGCTTTCCATAAAGATTTACCAATTGCATGGTAGAACACACTCTAACATATTGAGGAGCAATATGAAGAGGCCCTGAATAGTTGGGTAGATAATGCTTCATCGGCACCATTCTGTCGGCCTTTTTCTTGTAAGCATTTTGTATGTCTGAAAAAGGATAATACCACCAATCTGGGATTAGTGGGCCAAACGCATATTGGTGGCATGATGGTCAATGAAGTTGTCATATGTCGGCTTGCAAGATTCTCCGACATCAAACCTCAAGGGGATAGCTTCTACGTCTTTGTAGTTAAAGACGCGGCCAGTCGGTTTCAAACCCGTAATGACTGCTATATCCATAAAAGTTGGTGTAATCATTCCatatttagtgtgaaaagtgttGGTCGAGCCTTCCTAAAGTTTAATAGCAGCAAGCAACGTGCCACAAGATTGGGGTGGACCACAACGGGAGATTTGTAAGAGTGTGTAAATGCCTAACTATTTCCAAAGATCCAACTTGTATGGTTCCAGTCGGTCCATCCAAGCGCAGAACTTAAGGCAATTCCTAGGAGGAGCAGTTCTAAAGTTCCTATCTACGTAATTCAGGGAAAGAGGTTTCTGGATAGAAACTAAAGGTTCTGTAAGATAGCTAGTAGGGAAGAAGGCTCGTTTCTTGGCAACAATTTTTTGTTGACGATCCTCAAGAAGTGGACCTAGAAAAGCTGAGGGTTTGTCATCAAGAAAAAAGGGAATTAATACCTGATATTTCCAGATTTTAGTTTTTCTTCAACAAATGGAGGCTCAGGAACATATTCAGCGCCATCAACAAGTATAGGCTGTTTAAGTTCTGCAACAGAAAAGTTAGGTGTAGGAGTTGCCATTGTTAAGGAAATATGAAGACGAAGGTTTGAAGTTTTGAAGTTTTGAAGATGGTGAAATATTGTTGGGTTTTTGAAACAAGGAAAATGGAAGAAAATTTTTTAAGAGACGAAAGAGAGTTTATAAAGGGGAGGAAAACCCTAGGTacgaaaaaaagaaggaaaacgtTTGAGTGGGGTTAAAGTGCGTGTACCCACTCCCCTATGTCTATGGATGCGTGGAATGAAGTGGCAGTTGAGGGAGACGCCACGTAGCCCACTCAGAAGTAATAGCAATAATGATTTGATTGTTGCGCGTCTCGAGGAGAAGGTGGAGACGTTACCATGATAATGTGACGTCAGCAACAGGGAGTGAACAGTCACTTCACTAAGAGGAATTGGAAACGAATAAGTAAAGGACGGTGTCAACATTTCAGAGACGCCATTATCTCATTTAAAGTCGACATTCAAAAATGGCATCTCTGGGGGGAAATTTGTTAAGGGAAAAATCTAGTGAGGTATGTTGATAGTGCAATTAAAGGAAAAGGCTCATAAATCAAGGGTTTGGATCCCACAAATTGGGTCTGCAAGGGAGCTTAGAAGAGTGACAAAGAAATCATGGGATCAAGTTGTCAACAGGAGGGAGTCAGCATAACTTGGACAGGGCGTCAACTCCAGTTTTGTCGACCATGAAAAAGGTTGAGACTTAGAAGATTTTGTGATGGAGGTTGTGCTAAGGGTTAGCGTCGAAAGAAAGATTCAAGCGGGCTAATTTGAAATTCAAACTCCAGCAGTTAGCAAGGATTTGACTCTTAAAATAAGCGCCAAAGACATGGGGTAGTTGCGTAGGATCATGCAGCcaattgtttggcttacaagcgGTTTCTGAGCAGTTATGTAACTTGTAGGcagttattttattgtattataaATAGGAGATCCCACTAAGGGCTCCAGGTGTTCACTTGTACTAAAATAACTTGAAAAAACTTCATAGTCCCAGCGCGAGGAAATAAGAGTTTCAAGAGTGCTAATGTACGTGAATCACCATTTTTACTTCAATGTAATTTCCATATTTATCAGTCGTTCCTCTTGaacattttgttttattttcgttCTTGTTTGAactatctttttacttcattatATATGCTGTCgactgtggttctgttacaatgATGGAATTAACCATAGATGCATTCGTAGTGTATCTTTTCTGAATATTATAACGTTCTATCGATCACGAGTTACCTTTAGTTTATCTTTTTTGGAAAACTTGGCTTACTTAAACTCTTGGGAGGGAATAGTTTCTCTTGGAGTCAAGCTTTTGTCAAATTGAGCAAGCCACACCTTAGATGCATTAGCATGTGTCTTAGAATTAACTAGTCGATTCTGCAAGTAACCCTTTGTTTGAAGGCTTTGGGAGGACTAACGGTTGTTTACAATTTCCACAGTAAACAACACCATATATCACTTAAGTGAGTGGTACCTTACCACATTCCAAATTCACTTAAGTGCACCGTACCTTACcgtgtttgttattttctttgtctCTCATCAACCTGTCCTTATGTGTGTGACCATGTAGGTTTTCGCGAGTTggaaattatattaaatcacacatttaacataataaacagtgagcggtatctagcaacacatcactgcTACCCAAGTTATGAAAATGTCATGTGATCTGACAAAACCATTTCTGTGATAAAGCTTGTGTGTACAATTACCCCTTTTCCCTTATGCCTATATTGCACAAAAGGCATAGACCGTGTCACCCTTGTCCAGTTCAATATTGCACCCTTAGACATTTATCCTATTATACAGGATGGGAAAATTCCTTATAGGTCACTCATGTCGCTCAACATGCTTTGTGAAGTACCCATCAACTATCTTTATGGTCATCCAGT includes these proteins:
- the LOC131620203 gene encoding uncharacterized protein LOC131620203 codes for the protein MKPSILAPPVRNRPMRLYISASESTIGSMLVQENENGVERPVYYLSRMLNGLETRYSDIEKLCLCLYLSCIKLKQYIKPVDVYVSSHFDITKHMLSKPILHSRIGKWALALTEYSLTYLPLKAIKGQVVADFLVNHSTVEMAQNYVDTVPWKLYFDCSSHKNRSGIGRVIISPAGIPAEFKLLKRFEQVNIRHIPRKENQEANDLAQEASGYKALKDQNEEEIQVREKVRATLLSPSDLSIIKLGVVDNENFEIMTIDDMGGNDWRKPIVDYLRNPTGLTDRKIKYRALSYVLMGNELFKKTIEGVLLKCLGENEAFVSVSNVHSGTCDAHQAGQKMRWLLMRSGVYWPSMLKDCIEFSRGCQECQLHGGIQHMPVSELHMIIKPWPFRRWALDVIGEIRPSSSKKQKYILVGIDYFTKWVEAVALTNVDQETVIDFIQNHIMCRFGVPETITTDQGTIFTGRKVQDFTKEVRIKLLTSTPYYAQANAQVEAANKVIISLIKKHVGKKPKKLA